A window of Methylocaldum szegediense genomic DNA:
GACGGTTTTCCTGGGCAACAGATTGAAGCCTTGGAAGACGAAACCTATGGTTCGATTACGCAGAGCGGCGAGCTGGTCCGGGTCGAGCTTGGCGGTATCGGTTCCGTTCAGCACATAACGGCCGCCGCTCGGAACATCAAGGCAACCCAAGATGTTCATCAGAGTCGATTTTCCCGAACCCGAGGGTCCCATGATGGCGACGAACTCGCCGGCATCGATCGTGAAATTCAGGCCGTGCAATATTTCCAGAGTGCCGGCATCACCTACCGGATAACTCTTGACGAGATCGACGACTTCGATGAGTGGGGACGGCATGCTCAGAACATCCTGACCCTGAAAGAACCGCCGGGGCCACGGCCGCCGCTGCCATCCGGTCGGCCTGCCTGTTGATGCTGGTCCTCGGTGATCAGAGGATCGCCTTCCTTGAGGTCGCCTTCGACCAATTCCGCGAACCTGCCGTCGGCGATCCCGATACGCACCGGTACCGCTACCGGCGCTCCGTCTTTTAGACGATAAACGTTTTTCTTTCCAGGATTCGTGGATTCAGGTCTCCCCGTCGGTCGATAGCGCAGGGCTGGCAACGGCAGCTTCAGTACGTCCTTGCGCTCGTCGACGACGATGTTGACGAAGGCCGTCATGCCGGGCAAGAGAATTTCCTCGGGGTTGTCCACATCGATCACCACATTGTAAGTCACGACGTTTTGAAGAACTTGCGAATTCAGACGAATCTGCCGCACGGTTCCCACGAATTCTTGTCCCGGAAACGCGTCCACCGTGAAATTCACCATCTGGCCGACTCTTACCTTGCCTACGTCCGCTTCGGCGACCGTAGTGTCGATCTGCATCTTCTTCAGGTCCTGGGCAATGGTGAAAAGGGTGGGCGTCTGAAAGCTGGCGGCTACGGTTTGGCCTACGTCCACGTCCCGTGATACCACGACGCCCGATACCGGCGAAACGATGACGCTGTAGCGCAGATTGGTCTCGTCACGATAAACCTGGGCCTTGGCCGCAGCCAACTGGGCCTTGGCCGCGCCCAGCGCCTGTATCGCCTGATCGAGTTCGGCGCGGGAGATATAGTCCTGTTCGTACAGGGCGCGGGCGCGCCGTTCGTTGGCTTCCGCGAGTTCCAGGGAGGCGAGCGCGTTGGCCACGTTGGCGCGGCTTTGCTCGAGTTGGGCTTGGAACAGAGCTGGGTCCAGTCTAGCCAGAACCTGGCCTTCGCGCACCCGATCATTGAAGTCCGCATACAAGGTTTGCACAGTGCCCGATACCTGGGTGCCGACGTTGACCAGCACCACGGGGTTGAGGGTTCCGTTGGCTGAAACGGTCTGCCGGATCTCGCCGCGGGCGACCGGAAGCGTGCGGTAGACCGAAGCGTCGGCGGCCTTGCGGCGCTTGTCCCACAGCACGAATCCGCCAGCGCCCAGGGCGATTAGGATCAACAGGATCAATACTTTCGAACGCGACATCGTGAACCTAGATTAGGGGAGATTGGTTTTCTTTCCCACCGTCCGCAGACTGGCACCGATTTCGGTCGGGTCTAGGGCGCCGATCGCCTGTGCCAGGCGGGCTTTGCCGATATGCCAGTTATAGCGGGCCTGAACGTATTGCAAACGGGCATTGGCAAGATCCGCTTCGGCGTTCAGAAGTTCCAAAATACTGCCTGCCCCAGCCTTATAACGTCCCAAAGCCACTTTTTCCGACTGGGTTGCGCTTGCCAACAAATCGCGGGTGCTAGCCAGCGTTTCCCTGGTGGTGTTCAAGTCGAAATAGGCGCGCCATACGTCGAGGGCGATGGCCTGATCCAACTGATCGCGGGTAGCTTCCTGTACCGCCACTTGTTCTTCTGCGTTTCGAATCTGGTAGGTGTTGGCGAAGCCGGTGAACAGGGGCACGCTCAGCTGCAGGCCGACCGACCAGCTTTGGAAATTCTGCGAGACACTGGAATCGCTGTAGGAATAATTGCTCACCAGGGACAGGGTCGGCAGGCTGTTGGAGCGAGCCGATCTCACGTTCGCCTCGGCGGCTCGGACCTGAGCCTCGGCGGCCGCCAGATCCGGGCGTAACGCCTTGGCTTCTTCGATCAAAGCCTGCACGTCCCGTTCCCGTTCCTCGTCCGGCTCGATATAGGCGGGCGACGCGATATTCAATGACGGGTCGGGTTTGAGGCCCATCACGTTGGCGAGGACGCCCAAGGCGTTCTGCGCTTCGCCTTCGGCTCGCTGGCGGTTGAGCTTGGCCTGAGCGTAAGCAGTTTGGGCTTGCAGCTTGTCGGCCAGCGCCGCGGCTCCGACCTCGTAACGGAACGACGCGGCTTTGAAAGCTTCCTCGCTGGAGCGTTCGGACGCTTGCGTGGCTTCCAGGGCCGAGCGCGCCGCGAACAACTGGTAATAGGCTTGGACCGCGTTGAACAACACGTTCTGCAAGGTAGCGGCATGGCTCCAGTTGGCGGCTTCCAATGCCGCCCGCGCGCTATCCACCCGTGCCGACCGGCCGCCGAAATCGAACAGCAGATAGTTGAGGCTCACCGAGGGCGTGATCCGGAATTGTTCCTGACGTCCGAAGCTTCCGCCGCCTATCCCCGTTCCCAGGGTAAAGTCTTGCAGTTGGCTCTGAGAGGCGCTTCGGGTGCCGGTTTGGCCATACGAGAGCGAGGTATTGAAGTTGATGGTGGGCAGGTAGGCGGCTTGCGCCACGCCGAGTTGGGCCGCCTGGGCCCGAGCGCTGGCCCAGGTCTGCCGCGTCTGCGGATTATGGCAGAGCGCTTGATCGATGATGTCGACCAAGGTCCAGGTGCGGTCGATTCGGGCCTCGGCAGGGCAAGGTTCGCCTACGCCGGGTCTATAGGCCGATCGCGCACGCGAAGGCGACACGGCTTTGCGAGTGTTTAGAGGGTCTTCCAAGAATGGCGGGCGCTCCAATGCCGGCAGATCGCCGGCTAGGAAGGAACCTGCCAACACCAGGAGCTTGAGCCCACGAGCGGGCCGCGTACTAGGCTTTTTCACGGCGCTGTCGTGTTCTTCAATGTTCCGGTTTTTCGAGTAGGCGTCGACGCCCTTCGCTCGACAACTCGGGCGCGGACGTCAGGATCACCGAGCGCAAGCTGGCTTGTAGTGCGTCCATCGCGCGCTCGCTGCGTTCCAGAGCCGCTTCCAGTTGTTCGCGCTGGAAGGGCTCGGCTTGGAGCGTCTTTCTGACCTCATCGCGCGAGGCGCGCACCGCTTCAATGCGGGCGGCGAGTTCTGGGCGCTGCGCGTCCAGGATTCTGCGGAACGCCATCGCGTCCTGCTCAGGAAGCCTCGACGTGAATCTTTCCTCGAACGCTTCGATCGATAGCCAGGAGGGGCGATGCTTGTGCTTATAGGCGCCGGCGCCGATCCATGCCAACAAGAACACGTTGGTCGCCAAGGAGCCGAGAAGGATCAGAGCCGTTGCTCTGGACGATAGGCTTAGAGGTTTCATCGTTCGCCGAAATCCCCCGCCAAGGTGCTCAAGGCCGCCGTGTTGATCCAGTCTTCGGAAGGCGTGGCGTTGATTCCGCCGCCGTACCATCCAAGGAGGCAACCCATGACGAGTGCGACGCCGAAGCTTGCGATGCCGGGCCAGTACGAGGCGAACGGCCACACGATGACATCGGGCGGCACTTCGTTAGCGGATTTGCGACGTTGCGGGAGCCCAAGGGCCTGTTGGCAAATATGCTCGGCCAATCTTTCGGGTGGTGCCTCGATTTTCCATAGATCGAGCAGACGGTCGATGTGTTCGGCCTCGGTGCGTTCGGCGTTAAAGCGTGAAGAAGCGGCAAAACTATGCCAGCGCCAGATTTGGTAGCGCTTCTTCGGCCAGCGCCGGGTATCGGCCCCAAAGGCCGCGAAATAACGTTTGAAGCGGGATAAGAGCATTGGGCTCCTCCTAAGTTCTGATCAATGGGGCCAGACGTTCGCGCAAGGTGCGCCTCGCTCGCACCAACAAAGCTTCCAAGGCGCTTACCGAGATCTCGAGGATTTCGGCGGCCTCAGCGTTGCTGAAGCCTTCGTAATAGCAGAGGACCAGAGCGGTTTTCTGTCGCATCGGCAGTTCCTCGACGGCACGAGCGATCTGCTCAGCTTGCTCTTGCCGGAAAAGCATGGATTCCAGGTCGGGCGTGGGCATGGACGGCTCGTCGTCGCCCCACGGTTCGTAGCGGTCCCGGCGGAGGCGGTCGATGCACAGGTTGACCACGATCCGTCCCAGCCAGACGGCGAAACCGCCTTTTTGCGGAGACCAGGTCGCGGCGTTTACCCAAACCCTCAGAAAGGCTTCCTGGACGATCTCCTCAGTTTCCGTCGGCATGACGCCGAGTCGGCGTGCGATCGTGTACATACGGGGTGTATGCCGGCGCACCAACTGCGAAAAGGCGTCATGGTTGCCCTCGGTGACCCGCTCCATCAGGAACTCATCGGACGGTGACGAGGCATCGCCGTCTCGTTCCCGAGACCGGAATCCGGAGCCAGACTCCATGATCAGGCAGGAGAACTCGTTCACGAGTGTTTTCCGCACGAAGGCTCGTCTAGGGAACGGCGGTGGTCGGCCCGGTACCCTTGATGGGAAGGCAGTGAGCGCGATCGACGCAAACGCTGGCAAGGGCTTGTCGCCCTACGAGCGGCAGTAGGCAGCGTGGAAATGGGAGAGAAGACGTTCATACCGTGCATATACGCAGGTAAGGAAAAAAACTTGCGCGGGATTTCGACCGATTGGCTGAGGGCGGTCAGAAGAATTTCTCGTACAGCGACAGAATCACTTCCATCACGATGAGAATAACGATGTACCACTCGACCCGGAGCGTCTGACGGCTGTTGACCAAGTCCAGGTAGGTTTCGGCGGTGCGGGAGATCAGTTCCAGCTTGCGGGACAGCGCCAGGTCCCGGTCGCGCAACTCATATTCGTAGGCCAGCCGTTCATAGAGTCGCTCGAGTTCGACGTCCTCCCAGGTGATTTCCGGCTTTTCGGTGACTTCGACACGGCCCACCGTCCGGGTCTGGATCAGCAGGACGTTCCCTATTTCGTTGAGAATCTCTTTTTTGTCACGGGCGGGTCCCAAGCCTTGGCACAAGCGTTCCGCCAGCCGCTCGACGCGGTCGAAGACCTCGGCGACGCTGCGTTCGTAGTAGCCGAGAACACAGCTTTTCGCCAGCACGTGTGCGACCACTTGCAGCCGACCAGGGCTCGCCTCACTGATGCTCAACCGTCCGTCCTGGTCGAAGCGCTCGGGCTGATGGGGATCGATGATGATATCCACCTCGTCCGATTCGGGATGAGTGAAGGCATTTTGGACCGAGGGCGCCAGACGCTCGAGGATCTCCGTTTCTTCGGCCCGGGTCAGGCCGATGAGCACGACTACGCCGAAACGAAAGATGAGGCTATACCCTCTAGGCCCCACCAGCATGGTCAGCGGCCCCACGGCGAGCCGGCTACCGCGTTCCAGATCCCGAACGTCGATGCGAGTTCCGAGAAACCAAGCGCGGGCGCGTAAGATTTGGGTGGCCTCGTTCCCCTTGCGAATATCCTCCGTCTGCACCGGACTTCGGTCCTTATAGGCTAGCGGTCAGGTTTCGGCGCGGAATGCTGCCGGCCGAACTTTTCGGCGATCTGCTTGTAGTAACGGTCTTGCAGCGCCACGTTGCCGCCGCGCATTTCTCCCAAGCGTTGCACCAACAGCTGCAATCGGTTCAAGCCTTCTCGGTATTGCGTCGACGAGTCGTCGCAGAATTCCAGCAACCGGCTGACGTCTTCGATCTCCCGGCGCAAGCGCACCTCTTCGGGGACATAGCCGGCATTCTTGAGAACCCGATACGCCATGCGAAGCTCGGCGGGCACTAAGGCCAAATCGTCTTCGTCGGGGATGGGCTTGCCGGCACCGGGCAAATCGCTCAAATCGCCACGCTCGATCGCTTCCCGGATCTTTTCTTCCGCGATTCGATCGAGGAACGCGAGTGTGCTCATGGCGTTATCGAAAACCCTCAGTGCGGCCTTTGATGAATTTCCCGGTGCAGCGCCTTGTACTCCTCGGAGAGCTTGTGGTCCGGTGCGTAGTAGATCAACGGCTTGGATTCACTGTGCGATTCGCGCACCTTGACCGAGGGCGAAAGTTTGGTTTGCAACACGGGATGGCCTTCCGATATCAACTGGTTGACCAGTTGCTGCGGGAGATTGGCGCGGCCCTGGAACTGATTGACGATGATGCCTTCGATTTCCAGCGCATTATTGTGGTCCGCTTTGATCTCACCGATCACGGCCAGGAGGTTGTAAAGGGCTTCCCGCGAGAAAGCGTCGCAGTCGAACGGAATCAAGCAATGCCGAGCCGCGATCAGGGCCGAGCGGCTGTAAAAGTTCAGAACCGGCGGTGTATCGATATAGATGTGCTCAAAATCCCCGAGCGCATCCAGCGCTTCGCGCAGCTTGTAGATTTTGTAGCGCGATTCGAGGCGGCTTTGCAGCGGCTCCAATTCGGGATGCGACGGCACCACGTAAAGATTCGGAAAAGGCGTTTCGTGGATGGCGCCGTTGAGTCCAGGATTCGGGCTTTTGCCGAAGAGATTGAGGCTCAGGGTTTCCTTGAAGAAATGCGCAATGCTGGCATCCGGGTCGGCAATTTTATGGCCCAGCAAATAATGCGTGGAATTACCCTGGATATCGAGATCGACAACCAAGGTTTTCTTGCCTTCCGCGGCACTGATGGCGGCGAGATTGCAGGTAATCGTAGATTTACCGACCCCCCCTTTTTGATTGAATATTACCCGGCGCATAAAAAGTTCTCTCAAAGCGAATGGGTGAAAACTGATCCACGAAGTATAAAAAACAATTGCATTCTATCGCTATTCTATCGCTAGCGCGCGACGCGATTAATCCATACCCCCAATGTCGTCAAAATTTAAATTAGAGGCCGCTTCGTCATTCCGGCCGGATTTGAACAGACGGCACAAAGCGAATCACATCCGGGTGCCCTAGATGTCAAGTCCCGCAAGATCGTAAACCTTCTTTCGAAAAAGATGAGGATGGGACAGTTGCCAGTTTTTGAGAGCCTGGATCGGGGTGAGATGGCCTAAGGCCTTTTGGGGAATGTGATGATTGTACAGCTCGACATAGCGGTGCAAGGTGGTGTCCAGATCGGCGGTTGAATCGAAGTGATGGGTTTGCAACACCTCCTCGATGCGGCCATTGAAGCGTTCCACCAGGCCATTCGTTTGGGGCCGTCCCGGCGGAATCAGGCGATGTTCGATGCCTTGTTCAGTACAGAGGCGGTCAAACTCATGCGTCCCCGAGGGCTGCCGAGTTCGGGTCAGGAAACGGTCGGTAAACTCCGAGCCGTTGTCGGTCAGGCATTTCTGGATGCGGAAAGGCGCGGCCTGAATCACCGCTTTGAGGAAGTCCTTTGCGCTTAAGGCGGTGCGGTTGGGCTTGAGGGCGACATAGACCCAGCGGGTGGCGCGGTCGATGGCGACGAACAGGTATCGGCGGGGTTCGCCGTCGATGGCGGGCAAGTACTTAACATCCAGGTGAAGGAAGCCGGGCTCATAGGCCTTGAAGGGTTTGACCTTCGCCTTCTCTGTAGGCGGAAGCAGGGTCTTGAGGGACGCCACCCCGTGGCGGCGCAGGCAGCGGTCTAGCCCGGAACGGGACACGGCGGGATTGAGAAATTCCCGGGTCACGGCCAGGAGATCATCCAAGGGGAGGAGCAGAGCTTGGCGGAGGTAGACCACGATGGCTTCCTGGGCGGGCGTGAGCGTGGTTCTGAGGGTGTGGGGCCGATGCGAGGCATCTTCGACCGAGGATCGGTGTTTCCACTTGCGGACGGTCGTTCGGCTAATGCCATGCTTTTGGGCCAAGGCGCGCTCGCTCAACGTGGACGCTTGAATGGCCTGCCGAACGGCCGGGGTGGTACGGGCGTTCTTATGAAGACGAATCTGCATGGAGAGAAACCTCACTTGGACGAACCGAATATCTCCTGGAGAAGGCTCCGGGCTTCGAACAGAGCATAACTCCTTCTCGGTAAATAATCACACGAGACGCGACACCTAGAGGGCGCATGACGGCCTAACCTGACGGTATTGCCCATACCATGCCGAGAGCGGGAATATCCCAGCCGAAATTCGTCGATTGCGGCTTCGGCAACTTAGAGCCTATCCCAATAGGTTTATGAAACCCTTCGACAAGCCTGTTCTGAGCGGAGTCGAAGGGCCTGTCCTGAGCTCGGTCGAAGGGCTCAGGGCGAACCGCCAATTGGGATAGGCTCTTAGACCAGCGCGTCTTCTGCTGACGCCGATCTATGCCGAGCCGGTACGAGCCGTGTGTCGCCCGGCAATGCTCATACGGCGTGCCAAAGCCGAACCGGACAGACAAGGTTCGATACCCGCCCCCTCGACTATTGCACGATGTCTTGCCGTCACTAGGGCCAACCCTTCGCACTGGACTTCGCTCCTCCAACGTCCTTTCCGCTGCAATAAACGGCACTGCTGCTCTGGAAACACAAGGCCAGCAGAGGCTGAGTCTTTATCAGCAGTCCGATTCCTGCCCGCAGCGGCCAACGCTTAAAAATCCGCCAGGGGTTGCCTGGCATGTTTTCTGAAATCGAGACTCGAGCACCGGTTTTCACGGTACGAATGGTTGGGCGGTGCAGATGAGGGATGTGGTGTTGCAACTCCGGTATGCGCCACGTCAGCAAACGTAAAAAAAGAAAAAAGGTAACGATGAAATATCCGCAATGGTTGTTGCTTGGGGGAGTCGTGGGCAGGGTTTTGTTTTGCGAGCCCTGTTACGCGAGCGATGCCGATGCCCGCATAAAGGCGCTGGAGCAAAGGGTGGCGGAACTGGAACGCCTTTTGATGTCGTCGGGAAAGCTTTCGGCGGCACAGGTGGAGGATGCCGAGCCGGTCAAGAAGCTGGATCAGAAAGTGCGTACGCTGGAACGACGTATGGAGGTGGAGCGGGAAAATGCCGCGGCAGCTAAGCAAACCTTGCCGGTCGTCAGTTTGGACGAATCCGGATTTTCGGTCCGGTCGGCGGACGGTGCCTATCAGCTGCGGCTCTCCGGCCTGCTTCAAGCCCATGGGTATTTCTTTAGCGACGACCATGATGATGCCGTCTCGGACACTTTTACGTTGCGGCGTGCTCGATTGATCTTCCAGGGGAAGCTGGCCAGGTATTTCGATTACTTCATCATGCCGGATTTCGGCGGAAACAGTCCGGCGCTCATCGATGCTTACGTCGACGTACGTTATCAGCCCGAACTTTCGCTCCGCGTAGGGCGATTCGTGTCACCTTTCGGGCTCGAACACATTCGGGCGGCGGGCAATATCTCTTTTGTCGAGCGGGCGCTACCGGACAATCTCGTACCCGATCGCGACAATGGCGTCCAGCTTTTCGGCGAGTTGGGGCACGGCGCGTTTGAATACGCGCTGGCCGTGGCTAACGGGGTGGTTGACGGTGGTACTTCGCAGAACGATACCAGCGATGCCAAGGAGTTCGTGGGGCGGATCTTCGCGCATCCGTTTCAATCACTCGGCGTCGAACCCCTGCGGGGACTCGGCATCGGCATTGCCGGTACTTACGGCAAGCAAGACGGAGCATTGCCGTCTTATAAAACCAGCGGACGCCAAACCTTTTTTAGCTATCGCAGTGGGGTCGTCGCAGATGGCGAGCGCTTCCGGATTTCGCCTCAGCTTTTTTACAACTGGGATTCGTTCAGCGTACTTAGCGAGTATGTTCTTTCCTCTCAGGAAGTCGCTTGGGGCGGTATGTCGGATACCCTCGAGAACGAAGCCTGGCAGGTGGCGCTCTCGTATGTGCTTACTGGCGAGAGCACCACGTATAAGACCGTGTTTTATCCGGTGTGGGGCAACGGCATCAAGCCGAGGCACGGATTCGATCCGCTCAAGAAGAACAAGGGACCTCAAACGGAGATCTGGGCGGCCCCGTTTCAGCCCCGCCATCCATGGGGCGCGCTGGAATTCGTTGCACGCTACAACCGCCTAGATGTCGATAGCAAGGCCTTTCCGGTTTACGCCGATCCGTCCTCTTC
This region includes:
- a CDS encoding efflux RND transporter periplasmic adaptor subunit, which encodes MSRSKVLILLILIALGAGGFVLWDKRRKAADASVYRTLPVARGEIRQTVSANGTLNPVVLVNVGTQVSGTVQTLYADFNDRVREGQVLARLDPALFQAQLEQSRANVANALASLELAEANERRARALYEQDYISRAELDQAIQALGAAKAQLAAAKAQVYRDETNLRYSVIVSPVSGVVVSRDVDVGQTVAASFQTPTLFTIAQDLKKMQIDTTVAEADVGKVRVGQMVNFTVDAFPGQEFVGTVRQIRLNSQVLQNVVTYNVVIDVDNPEEILLPGMTAFVNIVVDERKDVLKLPLPALRYRPTGRPESTNPGKKNVYRLKDGAPVAVPVRIGIADGRFAELVEGDLKEGDPLITEDQHQQAGRPDGSGGRGPGGSFRVRMF
- a CDS encoding TolC family protein, which gives rise to MKKPSTRPARGLKLLVLAGSFLAGDLPALERPPFLEDPLNTRKAVSPSRARSAYRPGVGEPCPAEARIDRTWTLVDIIDQALCHNPQTRQTWASARAQAAQLGVAQAAYLPTINFNTSLSYGQTGTRSASQSQLQDFTLGTGIGGGSFGRQEQFRITPSVSLNYLLFDFGGRSARVDSARAALEAANWSHAATLQNVLFNAVQAYYQLFAARSALEATQASERSSEEAFKAASFRYEVGAAALADKLQAQTAYAQAKLNRQRAEGEAQNALGVLANVMGLKPDPSLNIASPAYIEPDEERERDVQALIEEAKALRPDLAAAEAQVRAAEANVRSARSNSLPTLSLVSNYSYSDSSVSQNFQSWSVGLQLSVPLFTGFANTYQIRNAEEQVAVQEATRDQLDQAIALDVWRAYFDLNTTRETLASTRDLLASATQSEKVALGRYKAGAGSILELLNAEADLANARLQYVQARYNWHIGKARLAQAIGALDPTEIGASLRTVGKKTNLP
- a CDS encoding periplasmic heavy metal sensor, giving the protein MKPLSLSSRATALILLGSLATNVFLLAWIGAGAYKHKHRPSWLSIEAFEERFTSRLPEQDAMAFRRILDAQRPELAARIEAVRASRDEVRKTLQAEPFQREQLEAALERSERAMDALQASLRSVILTSAPELSSEGRRRLLEKPEH
- a CDS encoding sigma-70 family RNA polymerase sigma factor translates to MNEFSCLIMESGSGFRSRERDGDASSPSDEFLMERVTEGNHDAFSQLVRRHTPRMYTIARRLGVMPTETEEIVQEAFLRVWVNAATWSPQKGGFAVWLGRIVVNLCIDRLRRDRYEPWGDDEPSMPTPDLESMLFRQEQAEQIARAVEELPMRQKTALVLCYYEGFSNAEAAEILEISVSALEALLVRARRTLRERLAPLIRT
- a CDS encoding RMD1 family protein → MQTEDIRKGNEATQILRARAWFLGTRIDVRDLERGSRLAVGPLTMLVGPRGYSLIFRFGVVVLIGLTRAEETEILERLAPSVQNAFTHPESDEVDIIIDPHQPERFDQDGRLSISEASPGRLQVVAHVLAKSCVLGYYERSVAEVFDRVERLAERLCQGLGPARDKKEILNEIGNVLLIQTRTVGRVEVTEKPEITWEDVELERLYERLAYEYELRDRDLALSRKLELISRTAETYLDLVNSRQTLRVEWYIVILIVMEVILSLYEKFF
- a CDS encoding DnaJ family domain-containing protein, which encodes MSTLAFLDRIAEEKIREAIERGDLSDLPGAGKPIPDEDDLALVPAELRMAYRVLKNAGYVPEEVRLRREIEDVSRLLEFCDDSSTQYREGLNRLQLLVQRLGEMRGGNVALQDRYYKQIAEKFGRQHSAPKPDR
- a CDS encoding ParA family protein yields the protein MRRVIFNQKGGVGKSTITCNLAAISAAEGKKTLVVDLDIQGNSTHYLLGHKIADPDASIAHFFKETLSLNLFGKSPNPGLNGAIHETPFPNLYVVPSHPELEPLQSRLESRYKIYKLREALDALGDFEHIYIDTPPVLNFYSRSALIAARHCLIPFDCDAFSREALYNLLAVIGEIKADHNNALEIEGIIVNQFQGRANLPQQLVNQLISEGHPVLQTKLSPSVKVRESHSESKPLIYYAPDHKLSEEYKALHREIHQRPH
- a CDS encoding IS481 family transposase, which produces MQIRLHKNARTTPAVRQAIQASTLSERALAQKHGISRTTVRKWKHRSSVEDASHRPHTLRTTLTPAQEAIVVYLRQALLLPLDDLLAVTREFLNPAVSRSGLDRCLRRHGVASLKTLLPPTEKAKVKPFKAYEPGFLHLDVKYLPAIDGEPRRYLFVAIDRATRWVYVALKPNRTALSAKDFLKAVIQAAPFRIQKCLTDNGSEFTDRFLTRTRQPSGTHEFDRLCTEQGIEHRLIPPGRPQTNGLVERFNGRIEEVLQTHHFDSTADLDTTLHRYVELYNHHIPQKALGHLTPIQALKNWQLSHPHLFRKKVYDLAGLDI
- a CDS encoding OprO/OprP family phosphate-selective porin, with protein sequence MKYPQWLLLGGVVGRVLFCEPCYASDADARIKALEQRVAELERLLMSSGKLSAAQVEDAEPVKKLDQKVRTLERRMEVERENAAAAKQTLPVVSLDESGFSVRSADGAYQLRLSGLLQAHGYFFSDDHDDAVSDTFTLRRARLIFQGKLARYFDYFIMPDFGGNSPALIDAYVDVRYQPELSLRVGRFVSPFGLEHIRAAGNISFVERALPDNLVPDRDNGVQLFGELGHGAFEYALAVANGVVDGGTSQNDTSDAKEFVGRIFAHPFQSLGVEPLRGLGIGIAGTYGKQDGALPSYKTSGRQTFFSYRSGVVADGERFRISPQLFYNWDSFSVLSEYVLSSQEVAWGGMSDTLENEAWQVALSYVLTGESTTYKTVFYPVWGNGIKPRHGFDPLKKNKGPQTEIWAAPFQPRHPWGALEFVARYNRLDVDSKAFPVYADPSSSARSASAWALGLNWYLSSHFRVTADYEQTAFQGGAASGDRPREKVAQVRFQAAF